In Candidatus Roseilinea sp., one DNA window encodes the following:
- a CDS encoding ABC transporter ATP-binding protein has product MTQATTSPESEQTPVIEARGIYKYFGAVTALEDVHLKLYRGEVLGVVGDNGAGKSTLMKILAGLYPPNAGQLFVEGRPVHFSSPRDARDLGIEMVYQDLALAGNMRIDENIFLGRERVRRFGPFKLVDNAESLRRAKEHLEKLKIEVKSVRQRVEELSGGQRQAVAIARATAFDAKVVIMDEPTAALAVKEVRKVLDLIRDLRNHGIGVILISHRLDDIFYVCDRVMALFHGRNFAEAPLAETSRNEVIGWIMGNKSPVAQAAKIFDLN; this is encoded by the coding sequence ATGACGCAAGCGACAACTTCACCCGAATCGGAGCAGACGCCGGTCATCGAGGCGCGCGGCATCTACAAATACTTCGGCGCGGTGACGGCACTCGAGGATGTGCATCTGAAGCTCTACCGCGGCGAGGTGCTGGGCGTGGTCGGCGACAACGGCGCCGGCAAGTCTACATTGATGAAGATTCTGGCCGGCTTGTATCCGCCCAACGCTGGACAGTTGTTCGTAGAAGGCCGACCGGTGCACTTCAGTAGCCCGCGCGATGCGCGCGATTTGGGCATCGAGATGGTGTACCAGGACCTGGCGTTGGCGGGCAACATGCGGATTGACGAGAACATCTTCCTGGGTCGCGAGCGCGTGCGCCGCTTCGGGCCGTTCAAGCTGGTGGACAACGCCGAGAGCCTGCGGCGCGCCAAAGAGCATTTGGAGAAGCTCAAGATCGAAGTCAAAAGCGTCCGACAGCGCGTGGAAGAACTCTCCGGCGGTCAGCGCCAAGCCGTGGCCATCGCGCGCGCCACCGCCTTCGACGCCAAAGTCGTCATCATGGATGAGCCAACCGCCGCCCTGGCTGTCAAGGAAGTGCGCAAGGTGCTCGACCTTATCCGGGATTTGAGGAACCATGGCATCGGCGTCATCTTGATCAGCCACCGTTTGGACGACATCTTCTATGTTTGCGACCGGGTGATGGCGCTGTTCCATGGGCGCAACTTTGCCGAGGCGCCGCTGGCCGAGACCAGCCGCAACGAGGTGATCGGTTGGATCATGGGCAACAAGTCGCCGGTCGCGCAGGCGGCCAAGATTTTCGACCTGAATTGA
- a CDS encoding sugar ABC transporter permease, which produces MATTTSDAQLTTRERSLRVRLMPYIDRFGILLLVLLMIVIGTITQPEVFLTWRNLSNLPGQNAANAVLAIGMFVVILTAGIDLSVGSVLALAMMTTAVLARDGFPPLLLVPLPILIGMTVGFVNGFGLTKMRLPHPFIVTLGTLNIARGLGNLVSGGVPVSGLPEVVRFWGAGNIALGNVQLPVSLIVVAALYVSFFVFLQYTRTGRHIYAIGGNSQAARVSGINVDRTLMLVYILCGAMAGLAGLLVAGRTNSGFPNAGIGAELDAISAVIIGGASFFGGRGSVLGVLAGVLVIGLLRNILNLNNVPVFWQQVLIGVVIIFAVFLDVLRRRAGSANE; this is translated from the coding sequence ATGGCCACGACGACATCCGACGCCCAACTCACCACCCGCGAGCGCAGCCTGCGCGTGCGGCTGATGCCTTATATTGATCGCTTCGGCATCCTGCTGTTGGTGCTGCTGATGATTGTGATCGGCACCATCACGCAGCCCGAAGTCTTTCTTACTTGGCGCAACCTGTCGAACCTGCCCGGCCAAAACGCTGCCAACGCCGTCCTGGCCATCGGCATGTTCGTGGTGATCCTGACCGCCGGCATTGACCTTTCGGTCGGCTCGGTGCTGGCTTTGGCGATGATGACGACGGCAGTGCTGGCGCGCGATGGCTTTCCGCCGCTGTTGCTCGTGCCACTGCCGATCCTCATCGGCATGACGGTGGGCTTCGTCAACGGTTTCGGCCTGACCAAGATGCGCCTGCCCCACCCGTTCATCGTCACGCTGGGCACGCTCAACATCGCGCGCGGCCTGGGCAACCTAGTATCGGGCGGCGTGCCGGTGAGTGGTCTGCCGGAGGTGGTGCGCTTCTGGGGCGCCGGCAACATCGCGCTCGGCAACGTGCAACTGCCGGTCAGCCTCATCGTGGTCGCCGCGCTGTACGTCAGTTTCTTCGTCTTCCTGCAATACACGCGCACCGGCCGACACATCTACGCCATCGGCGGCAACTCACAAGCCGCGCGCGTGAGCGGCATCAATGTGGATCGCACGCTCATGCTGGTCTATATCTTGTGCGGGGCGATGGCCGGCCTGGCCGGACTGCTGGTCGCCGGCCGCACCAACTCCGGCTTTCCCAACGCCGGCATCGGCGCCGAGCTCGACGCGATCTCCGCCGTGATCATCGGCGGCGCCAGCTTCTTCGGCGGGCGCGGCAGCGTGCTGGGCGTGCTGGCCGGTGTGCTGGTCATCGGCCTGCTGCGCAACATCCTGAACTTGAACAACGTGCCGGTGTTCTGGCAGCAAGTGTTGATCGGCGTCGTCATCATCTTCGCCGTGTTCCTGGACGTGCTTCGCCGGCGCGCCGGGAGCGCGAACGAATGA